Proteins encoded within one genomic window of Glycine soja cultivar W05 chromosome 1, ASM419377v2, whole genome shotgun sequence:
- the LOC114409728 gene encoding protein NSP-INTERACTING KINASE 3-like: MEHSSLVFWLLGFLLLLLMEISSAALSPSGINYEVVALMAIKNGLIDPHNVLENWDINSVDPCSWRMITCSPDGSVSVLGLPSQNLSGTLSPGIGNLTNLQSVLLQNNAISGRIPAAIGSLEKLQTLDLSNNAFSGEIPSSLGGLKNLNYLRLNNNSLTGSCPQSLSNIEGLTLVDLSYNNLSGSLPRISARTLKIVGNPLICGPKANNCSTVLPEPLSFPPDALRGQSDSGKKSHHVALAFGASFGAAFVLVIIVGFLVWWRYRRNQQIFFDVNEHYDPEVRLGHLKRFSFKELRAATDHFNSKNILGRGGFGIVYKACLNDGSVVAVKRLKDYNAAGGEIQFQTEVETISLAVHRNLLRLSGFCSTQHERLLVYPYMSNGSVASRLKDHIHGRPALDWTRRKRIALGTARGLVYLHEQCDPKIIHRDVKAANILLDEDFEAVVGDFGLAKLLDHRDSHVTTAVRGTVGHIAPEYLSTGQSSEKTDVFGFGILLLELITGHKALDFGRAANQKGVMLDWVKKLHQDGRLSQMVDKDLKGNFDLIELEEMVQVALLCTQFNPSHRPKMSEVLKMLEGDGLAERWEASQRIETPRFRSCEPQRYSDLIEESSLIVEAMELSGPR; this comes from the exons ATGGAGCATAGTAGTTTGGTTTTCTGGCTATTGGGGTTTCTGCTTCTGCTGTTGATGGAAATTTCTTCTGCTGCGCTTTCTCCTTCTGGCATAAACTATGAAG TTGTAGCTCTGATGGCCATAAAGAATGGCTTGATTGATCCTCACAATGTTCTGGAAAATTGGGATATTAATTCtgttgatccatgtagctggAGGATGATTACTTGTTCCCCTGATGGTTCTGTTTCAGTATT gGGATTGCCTAGTCAGAACTTGTCTGGTACACTATCTCCTGGGATCGGAAACCTTACTAACTTACAATCTGT CTTGCTTCAGAATAATGCTATTTCTGGTAGAATTCCTGCTGCAATAGGAAGCTTGGAAAAGCTTCAGACACTCGATCTTTCCAATAATGCATTTAGTGGTGAGATACCCAGTTCTTTGGGAGGCCTCAAGAACCTGAATTATTT GAGGTTAAATAATAACAGCCTTACAGGATCCTGCCCTCAGTCGCTTAGCAACATTGAAGGTCTAACCCTTGT GGACCTCTCCTACAACAATCTGAGTGGTTCCTTGCCAAGAATATCAGCAAGAACTTTAAA GATCGTGGGTAACCCTTTAATTTGTGGCCCAAAAGCAAACAACTGTTCTACTGTTTTACCTGAGCCACTTTCCTTCCCTCCAGATGCTCTAAGAG GCCAATCAGACTCTGGTAAGAAAAGCCATCACGTGGCACTTGCTTTTGGTGCAAGTTTTGGTGCTGCTTTTGTCCTTGTGATTATAGTTGGGTTTCTTGTTTGGTGGCGGTATAGACGCAACCAGCAGATATTCTTTGATGTTAATG AACATTATGATCCAGAGGTGCGTCTTGGTCATTTAAAAAGGTTTTCATTCAAAGAGCTTCGAGCTGCAACAGACCATTTCAACTCGAAGAACATTCTAGGAAGAGGTGGCTTTGGAATAGTTTACAAGGCATGCTTGAATGATGGGTCTGTTGTGGCTGTCAAAAGGTTAAAGGACTATAATGCAGCTGGTGGTGAGATCCAATTTCAGACAGAAGTTGAGACCATAAGTTTGGCTGTCCACCGGAATCTTCTGCGGCTTTCGGGGTTTTGCAGTACTCAGCATGAAAGACTCCTTGTTTATCCCTATATGTCTAATGGCAGTGTAGCCTCTAGATTAAAAG ATCATATTCATGGTCGGCCAGCTTTAGATTGGACGAGGCGAAAGAGAATAGCTTTAGGTACTGCAAGAGGGTTGGTTTACTTGCATGAGCAATGTGACCCTAAAATTATTCACCGTGATGTCAAAGCAGCCAACATATTGCTAGATGAAGACTTTGAAGCTGTTGTTGGTGATTTTGGTTTAGCTAAGCTTTTGGATCATAGAGATTCACATGTGACCACTGCTGTGCGTGGCACGGTTGGCCACATTGCTCCAGAGTACCTATCCACAGGCCAATCATCAGAAAAAACTGATGTGTTTGGGTTCGGAATCTTGCTGCTTGAACTGATCACAGGCCATAAGGCTCTAGATTTTGGGCGAGCAGCAAACCAGAAAGGTGTAATGCTTGATTGG GTTAAGAAGCTCCACCAGGATGGAAGATTGAGTCAAATGGTAGACAAAGATCTAAAGGGCAACTTTGATCTGATTGAATTAGAAGAAATGGTTCAGGTTGCACTCTTGTGTACACAATTCAATCCTTCACACCGCCCCAAGATGTCAGAAGTATTAAAGATGTTGGAAGGGGACGGCTTAGCTGAGAGATGGGAGGCCTCACAGAGGATTGAAACACCAAGGTTTCGGTCTTGTGAGCCTCAAAGATATTCAGATTTAATAGAGGAATCTTCACTCATAGTTGAAGCCATGGAGCTTTCTGGCCCTAGGTGA